The Paramormyrops kingsleyae isolate MSU_618 chromosome 11, PKINGS_0.4, whole genome shotgun sequence genome includes a window with the following:
- the sdhaf2 gene encoding succinate dehydrogenase assembly factor 2, mitochondrial, translated as MLAANRLAVRLRQTAWRSALAGTVSARGCRGEAPGDSGRNMMEIPLPPWEERAGEPIDIKRRRLLYESRKRGMLENCILLSLFAKQYLNTMTEAQLKQYDRLINEPSNDWDIYYWATEATPTPACYQGEVMHLLQEFAKNRQQEQRLRAPDLEYLDTGNQ; from the exons ATGCTTGCAGCTAATAGA CTGGCCGTCAGACTTCGTCAGACTGCATGGCGGTCGGCATTGGCTGGCACCGTGTCAGCCCGGGGATGTCGCGGCGAGGCACCAGGAGATTCCGGCCGCAACATGATGGAGATTCCCTTACCGCCTTGGGAGGAGAGAGCGGGGGAGCCCATTGACATAAAGAGGCGGAGGCTTCTGTATGAGAGTCGCAAGAGAGGCATGTTGGAGAATTGCATCCTACTCAG TTTGTTTGCCAAGCAATACCTGAACACCATGACTGAGGCTCAGCTAAAGCAGTATGACCGGCTGATCAACGAGCCAAGTAATGACTGGGACATCTATTACTGGGCCACAG AGGCCACACCGACACCTGCCTGCTATCAGGGAGAAGTGATGCACCTGTTGCAGGAATTTGCCAAGAACAGACAACAGGAGCAGAGGCTtagggcaccagacctggagtATCTGGACACTGGAAATCAGTGA